In Brachypodium distachyon strain Bd21 chromosome 2, Brachypodium_distachyon_v3.0, whole genome shotgun sequence, one genomic interval encodes:
- the LOC100828872 gene encoding G-type lectin S-receptor-like serine/threonine-protein kinase B120 isoform X5, whose amino-acid sequence MLLTHALPLIHYFKKLSGFILEEQAMFVEISYLKQSTVVVLLILSVSAIGCLSATRPILGRISLNESISDGQTLVSGNFVLGFFSPGTSSHRYIGIWYNSDPNGTAVWVANRNNPVQDTSGILKFDNGGNLIVSDGRGRSFIVASGMGVGNVEAAILDSGNFVLRSIANHSNIIWESFASPTNTWLPGMNITVGKLLTSWKSYDDPAMGDYSFGLGVVNASAFIIWWNGREFWNSAHWNGDINSPIPELTSIDIIPVSFRCDNLTCTYTPNPSDRLTKIVLDQTGSLSITQFDSEAKSWVLLWRQPVSCDESKLCGVFGVCNMANIHILPVSLDSDQSPCQCPKGFAKQDKSNTRKGCTRQTPLQCTGDKFIDMPGMRLPDPRQKVAVVEDSGCQSACMKYCSCTAYAHSLSDGCSLFHGNLTNLQDGYNGTGVGTLHLRVAASELESGSSSGHKLLWLASVLPSVAFLIFCLVSFIWIRKWKIKGKEKRHDHPIVMTSDVMKLWESEDTGSHFMMLSFSQIENATDNFSTANKLGEGGFGPVYKGSLPNGQDVAVKRLAANSGQGLPEFKNEILLIAKLQHRNLVGLLGCCIDEDELVLLYEYMPNKSLDFFLFEQSRRAFLVWAMRLNIIEGIAQGLIYLHKHSRLRIIHRDLKPSNILLDTDMNPKISDFGMARIFDPKGTLANTKRVVGT is encoded by the exons ATGCTGCTTACCCATGCTCTCCCCTTGATTCATTATTTCAAGAAACTCAGTGGG TTTATTCTTGAAGAACAAGCCATGTTTGTAGAAATAAGCTACTTGAAGCAGTCCACAGTTGTTGTTCTGCTGATTCTATCTGTATCAGCAATAGGATGTTTATCAGCAACCAGACCAATATTAGGCAGAATATCTCTGAATGAATCAATTTCTGATGGGCAGACACTGGTTTCTGGCAACTTTGTGCTTGGTTTCTTTAGCCCTGGAACTTCAAGCCATCGATATATTGGTATATGGTACAACAGTGATCCAAATGGAACGGCTGTATGGGTTGCTAATAGGAACAATCCAGTACAAGATACGTCAGGCATACTTAAGTTTGATAATGGTGGTAATCTGATTGTTTCAGATGGCAGAGGTAGGTCCTTCATAGTGGCTTCTGGGATGGGAGTAGGAAATGTGGAGGCTGCCATACTGGATTCTGGCAACTTTGTGCTAAGGAGCATCGCCAACCATTCGAATATCATATGGGAGAGCTTTGCCTCTCCTACTAATACATGGCTCCCTGGAATGAATATTACAGTTGGAAAGTTGCTGACTTCATGGAAGAGCTATGATGACCCAGCAATGGGGGATTACTCATTTGGACTGGGCGTAGTTAATGCATCAGCATTCATTATCTGGTGGAATGGGCGTGAATTTTGGAACAGTGCACACTGGAATGGTGACATTAATTCTCCAATTCCAGAACTAACATCTATAGATATCATCCCTGTCTCATTTCGTTGTGATAACCTTACATGCACATACACTCCCAACCCTAGTGACAGATTGACTAAGATTGTTTTGGATCAAACAGGTTCACTGAGCATAACACAGTTTGATTCAGAAGCCAAATCATGGGTGTTATTATGGAGACAGCCAGTCAGTTGTGACGAGTCTAAATTATGTGGAGTTTTTGGTGTATGCAACATGGCCAATATACATATACTACCAGTATCATTAGATTCAGATcaatccccttgtcaatgtCCAAAAGGCTTTGCAAAACAAGACAAATCAAATACCAGAAAAGGGTGCACTAGGCAAACCCCACTGCAGTGTACTGGTGATAAGTTTATTGATATGCCTGGTATGCGACTTCCTGACCCAAGACAGAAGGTGGCTGTCGTGGAAGATAGTGGATGTCAATCTGCCTGCATGAAATATTGCTCTTGTACAGCATATGCTCATTCGCTATCGGATGGTTGCAGCTTGTTTCATGGCAATCTAACAAACTTGCAGGATGGATATAATGGGACCGGAGTGGGAACTCTTCACCTTCGTGTAGCTGCATCAGAGTTAGAATCTGGCAGTAGCTCAG GTCACAAATTACTTTGGCTGGCGTCTGTACTTCCTTCAGTTGCATTCCTTATCTTTTGTCTCGTCTCTTTTATTTGGATTAGGAAATGGAAAATTAAAG GGAAAGAAAAACGGCATGATCACCCCATCGTCATGACTTCAGATGTAATGAAACTTTGGGAAAGTGAAGACACAGGCTCTCACTTTATGATGCTTTCCTTTTCACAAATAGAAAATGCCACAGATAACTTCTCAACTGCAAACAAGCTTGGAGAAGGGGGGTTTGGTCCTGTATACAAG GGAAGCTTACCAAATGGGCAGGATGTCGCTGTTAAGAGACTAGCAGCGAATTCAGGACAAGGGCTACCTGAGTTTAAGAACGAGATCTTATTAATAGCCAAGCTTCAACATAGAAATTTAGTTGGACTCTTAGGCTGCTGCATTGATGAGGACGAACTGGTACTACTCTATGAGTACATGCCAAACAAGAGCTTGGATTTCTTCCTATTTG AACAATCAAGAAGGGCTTTTTTAGTCTGGGCAATGCGTCTTAACATAATTGAAGGGATTGCACAAGGTCTTATTTATCTCCACAAGCATTCTCGTCTGAGAATTATTCATAGGGACCTGAAACCAAGCAACATTCTGTTGGACACTGATATGAACCCTAAGATCTCAGACTTCGGAATGGCAAGAATATTTGATCCGAAAGGAACGCTAGCTAACACAAAAAGAGTCGTTGGAACATA A
- the LOC100828872 gene encoding G-type lectin S-receptor-like serine/threonine-protein kinase At1g11330 isoform X2: MFVEISYLKQSTVVVLLILSVSAIGCLSATRPILGRISLNESISDGQTLVSGNFVLGFFSPGTSSHRYIGIWYNSDPNGTAVWVANRNNPVQDTSGILKFDNGGNLIVSDGRGRSFIVASGMGVGNVEAAILDSGNFVLRSIANHSNIIWESFASPTNTWLPGMNITVGKLLTSWKSYDDPAMGDYSFGLGVVNASAFIIWWNGREFWNSAHWNGDINSPIPELTSIDIIPVSFRCDNLTCTYTPNPSDRLTKIVLDQTGSLSITQFDSEAKSWVLLWRQPVSCDESKLCGVFGVCNMANIHILPVSLDSDQSPCQCPKGFAKQDKSNTRKGCTRQTPLQCTGDKFIDMPGMRLPDPRQKVAVVEDSGCQSACMKYCSCTAYAHSLSDGCSLFHGNLTNLQDGYNGTGVGTLHLRVAASELESGSSSGHKLLWLASVLPSVAFLIFCLVSFIWIRKWKIKGKEKRHDHPIVMTSDVMKLWESEDTGSHFMMLSFSQIENATDNFSTANKLGEGGFGPVYKGSLPNGQDVAVKRLAANSGQGLPEFKNEILLIAKLQHRNLVGLLGCCIDEDELVLLYEYMPNKSLDFFLFEQSRRAFLVWAMRLNIIEGIAQGLIYLHKHSRLRIIHRDLKPSNILLDTDMNPKISDFGMARIFDPKGTLANTKRVVGTYGYMAPEYAMAGIFSVKSDVFSYGVLLLEIISGLRNAGSHRHGNSLNLLGHAWELWREGRWYELVDKTLPGACPENMILRCIHVGMLCVQENAADRPSMTEVISMITNENANLPDPKQPGFFSMLLPTEVDIREGTCSLNDLSITGLDGR; this comes from the exons ATGTTTGTAGAAATAAGCTACTTGAAGCAGTCCACAGTTGTTGTTCTGCTGATTCTATCTGTATCAGCAATAGGATGTTTATCAGCAACCAGACCAATATTAGGCAGAATATCTCTGAATGAATCAATTTCTGATGGGCAGACACTGGTTTCTGGCAACTTTGTGCTTGGTTTCTTTAGCCCTGGAACTTCAAGCCATCGATATATTGGTATATGGTACAACAGTGATCCAAATGGAACGGCTGTATGGGTTGCTAATAGGAACAATCCAGTACAAGATACGTCAGGCATACTTAAGTTTGATAATGGTGGTAATCTGATTGTTTCAGATGGCAGAGGTAGGTCCTTCATAGTGGCTTCTGGGATGGGAGTAGGAAATGTGGAGGCTGCCATACTGGATTCTGGCAACTTTGTGCTAAGGAGCATCGCCAACCATTCGAATATCATATGGGAGAGCTTTGCCTCTCCTACTAATACATGGCTCCCTGGAATGAATATTACAGTTGGAAAGTTGCTGACTTCATGGAAGAGCTATGATGACCCAGCAATGGGGGATTACTCATTTGGACTGGGCGTAGTTAATGCATCAGCATTCATTATCTGGTGGAATGGGCGTGAATTTTGGAACAGTGCACACTGGAATGGTGACATTAATTCTCCAATTCCAGAACTAACATCTATAGATATCATCCCTGTCTCATTTCGTTGTGATAACCTTACATGCACATACACTCCCAACCCTAGTGACAGATTGACTAAGATTGTTTTGGATCAAACAGGTTCACTGAGCATAACACAGTTTGATTCAGAAGCCAAATCATGGGTGTTATTATGGAGACAGCCAGTCAGTTGTGACGAGTCTAAATTATGTGGAGTTTTTGGTGTATGCAACATGGCCAATATACATATACTACCAGTATCATTAGATTCAGATcaatccccttgtcaatgtCCAAAAGGCTTTGCAAAACAAGACAAATCAAATACCAGAAAAGGGTGCACTAGGCAAACCCCACTGCAGTGTACTGGTGATAAGTTTATTGATATGCCTGGTATGCGACTTCCTGACCCAAGACAGAAGGTGGCTGTCGTGGAAGATAGTGGATGTCAATCTGCCTGCATGAAATATTGCTCTTGTACAGCATATGCTCATTCGCTATCGGATGGTTGCAGCTTGTTTCATGGCAATCTAACAAACTTGCAGGATGGATATAATGGGACCGGAGTGGGAACTCTTCACCTTCGTGTAGCTGCATCAGAGTTAGAATCTGGCAGTAGCTCAG GTCACAAATTACTTTGGCTGGCGTCTGTACTTCCTTCAGTTGCATTCCTTATCTTTTGTCTCGTCTCTTTTATTTGGATTAGGAAATGGAAAATTAAAG GGAAAGAAAAACGGCATGATCACCCCATCGTCATGACTTCAGATGTAATGAAACTTTGGGAAAGTGAAGACACAGGCTCTCACTTTATGATGCTTTCCTTTTCACAAATAGAAAATGCCACAGATAACTTCTCAACTGCAAACAAGCTTGGAGAAGGGGGGTTTGGTCCTGTATACAAG GGAAGCTTACCAAATGGGCAGGATGTCGCTGTTAAGAGACTAGCAGCGAATTCAGGACAAGGGCTACCTGAGTTTAAGAACGAGATCTTATTAATAGCCAAGCTTCAACATAGAAATTTAGTTGGACTCTTAGGCTGCTGCATTGATGAGGACGAACTGGTACTACTCTATGAGTACATGCCAAACAAGAGCTTGGATTTCTTCCTATTTG AACAATCAAGAAGGGCTTTTTTAGTCTGGGCAATGCGTCTTAACATAATTGAAGGGATTGCACAAGGTCTTATTTATCTCCACAAGCATTCTCGTCTGAGAATTATTCATAGGGACCTGAAACCAAGCAACATTCTGTTGGACACTGATATGAACCCTAAGATCTCAGACTTCGGAATGGCAAGAATATTTGATCCGAAAGGAACGCTAGCTAACACAAAAAGAGTCGTTGGAACATA TGGCTACATGGCTCCTGAGTATGCTATGGCAGGTATTTTCTCTGTCAAATCCGATGTATTTAGCTACGGGGTATTGCTTCTGGAGATCATCAGTGGGCTAAGAAATGCGGGATCTCACAGACATGGCAACTCTCTAAACCTTCTTGGTCAT GCATGGGAACTGTGGAGAGAAGGCAGATGGTATGAACTCGTTGATAAAACATTGCCTGGTGCATGCCCTGAGAACATGATACTAAGATGCATTCATGTCGGCATGTTGTGCGTTCAGGAGAATGCTGCTGATCGACCCTCCATGACTGAAGTCATTTCTATGATTACCAACGAAAATGCCAACTTACCGGACCCAAAACAACCTGGTTTCTTCTCCATGTTGCTTCCCACTGAAGTTGATATCCGTGAAGGAACCTGCTCCCTGAATGATTTGTCAATTACGGGCCTGGACGGTAGGTAG